The following are from one region of the Desulfonatronum thioautotrophicum genome:
- a CDS encoding methyl-accepting chemotaxis protein translates to MKNIRLGVKLIGGFAGVALIVFFVGAFGWYEARNLTGHIEEVGEVRLPSIQALQNIEKEYESLRVAQRTLLVPGLSAQDMQRQFDNLARQRTVIANLREEFEALPATAEETALWRQTAAALDAWRTLNDRFIEMGRDLQRTGISNPANLRANLQQFRGDHHALTGQVYALITRGEQFDGGTDPTACNFGRWLSGFRTENPRLLEILRRMPASHNPFHSSIATIKQLVEAENVDAASQVLVSETIPMANETFARFDELIAVAQEAETLFDAMAQTAMVEVRDRQVEALRLLTQVLELNERYTEEAVAMAQADAATAQTVAVAGIVIGVILAMALGIILTQAITGPVSKGVRFSEDLAEGDLDARLDVDQKDEIGVLGKAMQEMQGKLREIVGEVKAASENVASGSEQLSASSEQMSQGATEQAASVEEVSSSMEEMTANIKQNADNA, encoded by the coding sequence CATCGGCGGGTTTGCGGGCGTTGCCTTGATTGTCTTCTTTGTGGGGGCCTTTGGCTGGTATGAAGCCCGCAATCTGACCGGCCACATCGAGGAGGTGGGAGAGGTTCGTCTGCCCAGCATCCAGGCCTTGCAAAACATTGAAAAAGAATACGAATCCCTGCGCGTGGCTCAGCGCACCCTGTTGGTCCCTGGGTTGAGCGCCCAGGACATGCAGCGCCAGTTTGACAACCTGGCCCGGCAGCGCACGGTTATTGCCAACCTGCGTGAGGAGTTCGAGGCCTTGCCGGCCACGGCTGAGGAGACCGCCCTGTGGCGCCAGACCGCGGCGGCCCTGGACGCCTGGCGGACCCTGAACGATCGATTTATCGAAATGGGACGGGATCTGCAGCGCACCGGGATCAGCAATCCAGCCAACCTGCGGGCGAACCTGCAGCAGTTCCGTGGCGATCACCATGCCTTGACCGGGCAGGTTTACGCCCTGATCACCCGGGGGGAACAGTTCGACGGCGGCACGGATCCGACGGCCTGTAATTTTGGTCGCTGGTTGAGCGGCTTTCGCACGGAAAATCCCAGACTGCTGGAAATCCTGCGCCGCATGCCAGCCTCCCACAATCCCTTCCACAGTTCCATCGCCACCATCAAGCAGCTGGTGGAGGCTGAGAACGTGGACGCCGCCAGCCAGGTCTTGGTCAGCGAAACCATTCCCATGGCCAATGAGACCTTTGCCCGGTTCGACGAATTGATCGCCGTGGCCCAGGAAGCGGAAACCCTGTTCGACGCCATGGCCCAGACAGCCATGGTGGAAGTTCGGGATCGACAGGTTGAAGCCCTCAGGTTGCTCACCCAGGTCCTTGAACTCAATGAGCGATACACCGAAGAGGCCGTGGCCATGGCCCAGGCCGACGCGGCCACGGCCCAGACCGTGGCTGTTGCCGGGATCGTCATCGGCGTGATTCTGGCCATGGCCCTGGGCATCATCCTGACCCAGGCCATCACCGGACCGGTCAGCAAGGGCGTGCGCTTCTCCGAAGACCTTGCCGAGGGTGATCTGGACGCGCGGCTGGACGTGGACCAGAAGGACGAAATCGGCGTCCTGGGCAAGGCCATGCAGGAGATGCAGGGCAAGCTCCGGGAGATCGTCGGCGAGGTCAAGGCGGCCTCGGAGAATGTGGCTTCCGGCAGTGAACAGCTTTCCGCCTCCTCGGAACAGATGTCCCAGGGAGCCACGGAACAGGCGGCTTCCGTGGAGGAAGTCTCCTCCAGCATGGAAGAGATGACCGCGAACATCAAGCAGAACGCGGACAACGC